A section of the Cololabis saira isolate AMF1-May2022 chromosome 6, fColSai1.1, whole genome shotgun sequence genome encodes:
- the arhgap15 gene encoding rho GTPase-activating protein 15 yields the protein MAGMRSTNLQSEVKQLPLIQLPSCSAGMQGAVQMRVKNPQTSADRLSQSKSMVLQDSDLPPRPLSRHRRNQSQHMSGAAGIEPLVELKGEHLNVAKISEGGKKQRKNWSSVWTVLTTDQLLLYKDKQETAFKPGGKTDVVQLCGAVIAWTSEKSSRKNVFQVTTNTGNEYLIQADNYSTASKWYDAIRKTVDASTRDNKGFPLQRSNSSEHLPRHSSLPGHGAASPNTKRQNPAHRRSINMFSSSKLKHSASDSADKNGVKNRLKKFMVRRPSMKTLQEKGIIKDRVFGCHLLTLCKREGTTIPKFVQMCLDAVEKRGLDADGIYRVSGNLATIQKLRFMVDEEEELDLDHSQWEDIHVLTGALKLFFRELPEPLFPFTSFHPLVEAVKIKESKVKLQTVKKLIQQLPPPNRDTMKLLFSHLHRVLAFSKKNLMSTQGMGIVFGPTLMWPELDTGNMAFNMVYQNQIVEFILIESREIFNISGK from the exons AAGTACAAACCTCCAGAGCGAGGTGAAGCAGCTGCCTCTGATTCAGCTTCCCAGCTGCAGCGCAGGGATGCAAGGAGCGGTGCAGATGCGTGTGAAGAACCCTCAGACCTCGGCAGACCGCCTCAGTCAGTCCAAATCCATGGTGCTGCAGGATTCGGACCTCCCGCCCAGGCCT CTCTCCCGACATCGCAGGAATCAGTCCCAGCACATGTCAGGAGCAGCAGGAATTGAGCCACTG GTGGAGCTAAAAGGAGAACATCTCAATGTGGCCAAAATCTCAGAAGGCGGCAAGAAGCAGAGGAAGAACTGGTCTTCAGTGTGGACCGTGCTGACGACAGACCAACTGCTGCTCTACAAGGACAAACAAGAAACGGCTTTT AAACCAGGAGGGAAGACAGATGTGGTCCAGCTGTGCGGGGCAGTCATCGCATGGACGTCGGAGAAATCCAGCAGGAAAAATGTGTTCCAG GTGACAACTAACACAGGAAATGAGTACCTCATCCAGGCGGACAATTACTCCACTGCCAGCAAATGGTATGATGCCATCAGAAAGACTGTTGATGCATCA aCCAGAGACAACAAAGGCTTTCCACTGCAGAGGTCCAACAGCTCAGAGCACCTCCCCCGACACAGCTCCTTACCTGGACATGGCGCCGCCTCCCCAAACACCAAACGACAAAACCCAGCTCACAGACGCTCCATCA ATATGTTCAGCAGCTCCAAGCTAAAGCACAGCGCATCAGACAGTGCTGACAAGAACGGAGTGAAGAATAGGCTGAAGAAGTTCATGGTCAGACGTCCGTCCATGAAGACGCTCCAGGAGAAGGGCATCATCAAAG ATCGAGTGTTTGGATGCCACCTACTGACTCTCTGCAAACGGGAGGGAACCACCATTCCAAAGTTTGTTCAGATGTGCCTGGATGCTGTTGAGAAACGAG GTCTAGACGCTGATGGAATCTACAGGGTCAGTGGAAACCTGGCCACCATTCAGAAACTTCGCTTCATGGTTGATGAGG AGGAGGAGCTGGACCTGGACCACAGCCAGTGGGAGGACATCCACGTCCTCACCGGAGCCCTCAAGCTGTTCTTCCGTGAGCTGCCCGAGCCGCTGTTCCCCTTCACGTCCTTCCACCCACTAGTGGAGGCTGTCA AGATAAAGGAGTCCAAAGTGAAACTTCAGACAGTGAAAAAGCTTATCCAGCAGCTGCCCCCGCCCAACCGTGACACCATGAAGCTGCTGTTCAGCCACCTGCACAG AGTCCTGGCCTTCTCCAAGAAGAACCTGATGTCCACTCAGGGCATGGGCATCGTGTTCGGCCCCACCCTGATGTGGCCGGAGCTGGACACGGGGAACATGGCGTTCAACATGGTGTACCAGAACCAGATTGTGGAGTTTATCCTCATCGAGAGCCGGGAGATCTTCAACATCAGCGGGAAGTAA